The following proteins are encoded in a genomic region of Oryza brachyantha chromosome 11, ObraRS2, whole genome shotgun sequence:
- the LOC102720087 gene encoding alcohol dehydrogenase 2 has protein sequence MATVGKVIKCKAAVAWEAGKPLSIEEVEVAPPQAMEVRVKILYTALCHTDVYFWEAKGQTPVFPRILGHEAGGIVESVGEGVTELAPGDHVLPVFTGECKECAHCKSEESNMCDLLRINVDRGVMIGDGQSRFTIGGKPIFHFVGTSTFSEYTVIHVGCLAKINPEAPLDKVCILSCGISTGLGATVNVAKPKKGQTVAIFGLGAVGLAAMEGARLSGASRIIGVDLNPAKFEQAKKFGCTDFVNPRDHKKPVQEVLIEMTNGGVDRAVECTGNINAMISCFECVHDGWGVAVLVGVPTKEDVFKTHPMNFLNEKTLKGTFFGNYKPRTDLPNVVEMYMRKELELEKFITHRVPFSQINTAFELMLKGESLRCIMSMEE, from the exons ATGGCGACCGTCGGGAAGGTGATCAAGTGCAAAG cggcggtggcgtgggAGGCCGGGAAGCCGCTGTCGatcgaggaggtggaggtggcgccgccgcaggcCATGGAGGTCCGCGTCAAGATCCTCTACACCGCTCTCTGCCACACCGACGTCTACTTCTGGGAGGCCAAG GGGCAAACCCCGGTTTTCCCGAGGATCCTAGGCCACGAAGCCGGAGG GATTGTGGAGAGCGTGGGGGAGGGGGTGACGGAGCTGGCGCCGGGCGACCATGTCCTGCCGGTGTTCACCGGCGAGTGCAAGGAGTGCGCCCACTGCAAGTCGGAGGAGAGCAACATGTGCGACCTGCTGCGGATCAACGTCGACCGCGGCGTCATGATCGGCGACGGCCAGTCCCGCTTCACCATCGGCGGCAAGCCCATCTTCCACTTCGTCGGCACCTCCACCTTCAGCGAGTACACCGTCATCCATGTCGGCTGCCTCGCCAAGATCAACCCGGAGGCGCCTCTCGACAAGGTCTGCATCCTCAGCTGCGGCATCTCCACTG GTCTTGGTGCAACTGTGAATGTGGCGAAACCCAAAAAGGGCCAGACGGTGGCTATTTTCGGTCTTGGAGCTGTTGGCCTTGCT GCTATGGAAGGTGCCAGGCTGTCTGGAGCATCCAGGATCATTGGTGTGGACCTGAACCCTGCAAAATTCGAACAAG CCAAGAAGTTTGGCTGCACTGACTTTGTGAACCCCAGGGACCACAAGAAGCCAGTGCAAGAG GTGCTCATTGAGATGACCAACGGCGGGGTCGACCGAGCCGTCGAATGCACCGGCAACATCAACGCCATGATATCCTGCTTCGAATGCGTCCACGAT GGATGGGGCGTTGCGGTGCTGGTCGGCGTGCCGACAAAGGAGGATGTGTTCAAGACCCACCCGATGAACTTCCTGAACGAGAAGACGCTCAAGGGAACCTTCTTCGGCAACTACAAGCCTCGCACCGACCTGCCAAATGTCGTCGAGATGTACATGAGGAAG gagctggagctggagaAGTTCATCACCCACAGGGTGCCGTTCTCGCAGATCAACACGGCGTTCGAGCTGATGCTCAAGGGGGAGAGCCTGCGGTGCATCATGAGCATGGAGGAGTAA
- the LOC102720369 gene encoding alcohol dehydrogenase 2-like translates to MATAGEVIKCKAAVAWEAGKPLSIEEVEVAPPQAMEVRLKILYTALCHTDVYFWEAKGQTPVFPRIFGHEAGGIVESVGEGVTEVSPGDHVLPVFTGECKDCPHCLSEESNLCDLLRINTDRGAMIADGRPRFTARGGQPVYHFLGTSTFSEYTVVHVGCVAKIDPAAPLDKVCVLSCGISTGFGATVNVAKPPKGCTVAIFGLGAVGLAAMEGARISGASRIIGVDLNPAKFDLAKKFGCTDFVNPKDYDKPVQQVIIEMTNGGVDRSVECTGNAAAMISAFECVHDGWGVAVLVGVAGKEAVFRTHPTNFLNERTLKGTFFGNYKPRTDLPGVVDMYMNKELELEKFITHSVPFTEINTAFDLMLSGESLRCIIRMED, encoded by the exons ATGGCAACTGCAGGGGAAGTGATCAAGTGCAAAG cggcggtggcgtgggAGGCCGGGAAGCCGCTGTCGatcgaggaggtggaggtggcgccgccgcaggcCATGGAGGTGCGGCTCAAGATCCTCTACACCGCGCTCTGCCACACCGACGTCTACTTCTGGGAGGCCAAG ggGCAAACTCCGGTGTTCCCTCGGATCTTCGGCCACGAAGCTGGAGG GATCGTGGAGAGCGTGGGGGAGGGGGTGACGGAGGTGTCCCCCGGCGACCACGTGCTGCCGGTGTTCACCGGCGAGTGCAAGGACTGCCCGCACTGCCTGTCGGAGGAGAGCAACCTGTGCGACCTCCTCCGCATCAACACCGACCGCGGCGCCATGATCGCCGACGGCCGGCCGCGCTTCACTGCCAGGGGCGGGCAGCCGGTGTACCACTTCCTCGGCACCTCCACCTTCAGCGAGTACACCGTCGTCCATGTCGGCTGCGTCGCCAAGATcgacccggcggcgccgctcgACAAGGTCTGCGTCCTCAGCTGCGGCATCTCCACCG GATTTGGAGCGACAGTAAACGTAGCGAAGCCACCAAAGGGATGCACCGTCGCCATATTCGGACTGGGTGCCGTTGGCCTTGCT GCCATGGAAGGCGCGAGGATCTCAGGTGCATCAAGGATCATTGGCGTGGACTTGAACCCTGCCAAATTCGACCTAG CTAAGAAGTTTGGGTGTACAGACTTTGTGAACCCAAAGGATTACGACAAGCCCGTGCAGCAG GTGATCATCGAGATGAcgaacggcggcgtggaccGCAGCGTGGAGTGCACCGGCAACGCAGCCGCCATGATCTCCGCCTTCGAGTGCGTCCACGAC GGGTGGGGCGTGGCCGTGCTggtcggcgtcgccggcaaGGAGGCGGTGTTCAGGACGCACCCGACCAACTTCCTCAACGAGAGGACGCTCAAGGGGACGTTCTTCGGCAACTACAAGCCACGCACTGACCTGCCCGGCGTCGTCGACATGTACATGAacaag gagctggagctggagaAGTTCATCACGCACAGCGTGCCATTCACCGAGATAAACACGGCTTTCGACCTGATGCTCAGTGGGGAGAGCCTCCGCTGCATCATCAGGATGGAGGACTAG